The sequence GAATATTTTTGCCAGAAGTATTAGAATATATtcgatgttggagacgttgagttCCATTTACAATggcgataattttccaagggttattgtaacatATAAAGATCaatccttaatgcatgcaatagcctTAGTGTTTCCCGAAGCCCGAAatttgcaatgtacgtggcacattcaattcAACATCAAACACAATTGTCATatccatttccaagctaaaaaacCAAGGAAAGGTACCAAGATGTCGAAGGAAAAGGACGaggcgcattagtaaattaaccgtggaacaaagagaggaagagaagaggttatttgatgaaaaatggaaggaggatggaatgatTTGGAGagcgttcatgaaagcatgggacaagatCGTTTGGTCAATAACCGAGGAAAGATACGAACGTAAATTGAAGAAGTTTGAGGATGAATatggcacggactacccaaaggacgttgagtattgtaaaacacaatggttaccgattaaggagaggtttgtgtatgcatggacatatgaatatcgtaacttcaagaacgaggtgACGAGCATTGCGGAAGGGTCTCATGGCCGATTAAAGAAAATACTTCTAGGtaatcaaaatggagttgtgtcgatccaagaagcaatccatgaattcaccaatcgtgatctcgtaaagattaaggATTATATGCAATTTAGTGTGCATAAATTTCCTACGGAACATGAAAAGGAAAGATTGCTTCTAAGGGGCAtcgttcataaagtttcaaaatGGACAATAAATCACATGatggaacaattgaagttatataaagcttatgatgacgagaatacggtttgtgtttgcaaggatatgataggtattggtctCCCATGTCGTCATAAAATGGGTAGGTACGTCGAtgtgattgacatcaatgatattcatccattttggaagcaattaacttTCACTCCAAGCACCcccgtagttgatggtccgtcgttcatggagtcggaattgtgtgcaagAATATCTGAGCGTTATGCTACATCAAATGGCGCCaagaagcaaatattgatgcatgatTTGGAGAAAGCTCTTCACCctcgtttaagggaggttgatgaacctatcaaGCAAAAGAGTGCGGGTAGGCCAAACAccaaagtgtcgaggaccattgaaagaaaagaattgaaggagtatttgtctaataaaagaatattgtgtaGGCAtgagcgttcggaagccgaatttgaagatgagccggtaCCAAAGAAAATTGGTCGTCCAAGAAAAGATCAAAGTGTACCGAACGTCCGACAAGTGAGGCCAAAGGTCTCTACCGAGCCTTGTCAAGTAAGTCAAGCGGCAGCGATGGAAGAAGTTGTGTTGGTGGAGACCCAAACTAGCTTCGTagttattgatcaaatgagcgaCTCGCAACAAACACAATCAACGGAAATGGTGACTATAAGACATAAGTATGGTACTCTTCGTTGTCCTAGGGATTTTAATGGAAGACCAACACGATCAAGGTATACGATTATAGAAGAGatatggaacaactccctccactcattgttccatttgttttgtccaccgacgaggttgatggggatggcaattgtgggtttcacgtcgcTACGGAACAAATTGGTTACTTTGGAGAGGCGGTGAACGAAGATGTCACTCAATGGcaagatttaagaactaagatggcggtacaactaatcAAGgacaaggatttatatattgggaTGATGAAAGAATGAGATAGACACGACAAAGAACTAcaattcaaagacttagttgcgcgtgtaaaGTGCCGAAAAGGATTGAAGACAATCgtatccaagtattggatgacaatgcctaaatatGGATATCTcttagcggacgttttgaattgcgtggtacatttctttgttcctcctaagTATGGACATTCTTTTACGTTTGCACCTACAAGGGCGGTTTGCGATgaatcggttaaagatagaagaattgtTATGGAATTTGTGAATgagatgcattttatcggtttaagagtaaagaaagattgccCATTACCTCCGGTGGGTGGTTGGACGAAGCACTTCCCAACGAATCATTGTAAGGATTGGTTAAAACAATATGAGACCAACATGTTGGATTGGGATCGTGTCATGAAAGAAAACTTTCCGGAAGGCGTACTCGAATTGGTTCCctcggatgatgaagatgaatgatCGTTACTTTTGAAAGATGTATTTTTTGgagttttttggaaaatattgtgAAGTATTAAGCTATAATCGGTAGTTATATATTAGTAATATATCAACCGATTGTACAAGCTTTTATAAACATCCATAATCAATGTTATAACGGTTATTAACTTTTATAATTTAGCTTCCGATTGTCACCATGATAAAATATTTGAAATTTTTTCCCAGAATCGGTAAATAACATATTACATAAACATCCGATTGTCACCAAACTCTgacaaaaaaaactgaaaaattttCCCAGAATCGGTAGGAAACATATTACATATACATCCGATTGTCACCAAACTCTgacaaaaaaaactgaaaattttcccagaatcggtagacaACATATTACATAAACTTCCGATTAAAAATAATCGTTAGGATTCGTAACTTAATAACATCCGATTGCAACTATCGATCAATCTTTATACTGTTGTTACGGACTTCAGGAATTCATAACTCCCATCATAAGTGAATTCTTCACCCTTTTCCACTAAGTACTGTCTTTTTGAGAGTGTCTCctacataaacaaacacaaaataatgttaaCTTCGTTTTACTAAGAAAGATTAGACACCCGGTGTTATTTAAAAGAAGTAtgcaaatacttacaaattgttggatCGACAAGCTTAAGTGGTTGGTGTTAAATGTCCTCTTTTGTATCGTTATGTAATCATTTACCCCTTTTTGGACAACTCGGAAACgatcatgaacttgttggagtgatcTTTGATTTGGATTTCCATACTCTAGCACAAATTGGCTATATACCCTCTCCCAAAAGACTTCGGGTGTTAACCTTCCTGCTATGACATCTTCACGTCTTGTTTCATGATACCATGTTTTCACAATGACCAAATCTTCAGCTGTGTCAAACGTTGCCATGCTCTTAAGTCGAAATATATAATGAATTCACAAGAGTAGACGATggaaaatctatatgtagaataCACGATGCTATATATATGTTGTTTAGTGCATAAATAATAAGAGTTtgccctccttatatagatgagagtcccaacgtctcttttttttgaaaatatggtcgtTGATGCGTACCTTTGCAGAACTGTACTGAAATTACGTACAATTATTCCATACAGTCGGTAGGAAATTATTGAACCAAAGCTACCGATTATGAATAATCAGAAGCTAATGATAGTTTCTCACTACCGATTATAGGTTGTTTTGTCAACAGAGTTCTCAGTTTCATTCGAGTAGTATAATCGGAGGTTTATCAATACGTGTTACCAACTGATTGTATGTTGTTTTCGAGGAACGACTAGTTTCTTTTGAACGAAATATCCGTTAGAGTATAATCGGTAGTTAGATAATTAATTAAAACTTCTgattttcataaatatttttaaattcaTAACAATATCACCTAGACATCATCATAATTTTACATTGAACTTCCACAATTCTATTACAAAGTACTGTGATTACCGCCTTGGACGTGTTGGACGAGTCCTAAACGGATTGAATCTTTTCATCGCCCTAAGGATTCTAAAATGAGCTTCATAACGGAAGTTTGATCCTTTCCATCTCCTCCATTCGCCGAGAGATCTTTCTATAATCTCATCATTGGTTTCACCCCTCAATCGATATTCATTCACAAGATAAGTTAAATGGACGAATTCTTCGACGTGTCCGTTTATTGAACCAATTCGGCAGAAAAGATCAGCGGAGTGGCGGTTGTTTGGGTTCCCGGTGTCGGCGCAGAATTTTTCGTGAATTCtccccaaataactcatactcattaTGCCTCCTTGCCTACGTTCTTCTCCTCGTCTCGGATAGAATTGAACATAGCGCCTAcataaagataaatcttcttcaatcGTGAACTCTGTAGGATTAATGAATGGTTGGGCCAtcatgttgaagatgatgttggAGAGAGTTTAAAGGTATTTGTGTTCCATAGAGGGTAAAAGGATACAATCCTTATATAGAGTTTAGAGTTTCAATGGCTCTATTTTGTTTGGGCAACTGTATAATTGGTAGCCTAATAAGGTGTtgtaacttccgattatacatttgtcccaaattttgtttttgcagaaatctcattttttttttaatttgagaaCTATACTAATCGGTAATTAATATGgcttccgattatacagttgccccaaatttggtttttggaaaaatctcaatttttcgaatttgggaactagcATAATCGGTTGTTATTAGCCTTCCGATTATATAGGAGCCCCAAATTTCACCATTGCAAAATTCTAAATATTTCTTATTTGCATACTTAAACAATCGGTAGTCTCTTGAGGATCTTTTTAATTTCGATGATTGGATCTTCGTATTTAAATTTGATGATGCCTCTTGCTGACTTCGGCGATTAATGGTATAAGGCAGTAGTGTCTTCCGGGCATGGAAGGGTTATGATCCGATGGTGGGTGTGAATTTTTGGTGGCAGTTAAAATTCGTCAGTAGTCGCTGTCGGCAACTGTGCTGGGTATTTATTAGATGAAAATTTTGGGTTGTCGATGTCGTAAGTGATGAACGCGGATGAATACTGTCATGGCGGGAGGTAGTAGACCCGATGTTGCACCTTGGAGTGGAGGTGACGATGACCATGCTATCAGCTTGGTGGTACTGTCATGAGTTGAGATGGTTGTGGCTATCATACTCGTGAAATCATTTTGGGTGAATCTTAATCACTCATcactaataaatgataataaattTGCGTTGGTTTCTGTAGGTGGTCGGTTGTTCGCACAACAACAAGGGCATGCTAACGTTCCATCAATAAAAGTCTTCAACAACATCTCCCATATGTCAGAGACTACTCCAGCTATAATGCCTTCAGCTTGTAATGTTAAGGCCTCACAAGGTTAAGCAAAGTTAAACTTCTGTATGTTGAAATCCTGGATGCAGAGATCCCTAGTCATTGTCGCTCCTTATTTGTTTCTCTAGTTGGACATCGATTCCAAGCAATGGGTTCAGGTGGTGGAGTTGAGGATGgtaactaggggtgcacataccctacccgtacccgccaaccctaccctaccatTGGTAACCCACAGCAACACTTGCGTACGGCCGGTTCGTCAACCCCAAAAGTTGCACTCCACCTTAGATACTTCTTTTCCTTTCGACTGACGTTGGGGTGATGGTTTGATAATATTTTGTGATCGGGAGCTTGTGTTTGTTGATGCTTTTATGTACATGCTTAGCTCGTCACTTTCCCGGGTCTTGTATGACGATGTGTCTACTTTGTTGTTGTACATGTGACTCGTCCAGTTCTTCATCTTTCTGTAACAGCAAGTAAATGAAGTTAGTAATCACGTAATTGAATTGACTCGTTAGGAAATTCACGATAAGAAAACACGAAgagatataaaagaaaaagtaagCCGGGGTGAGATGTTGAGGTATCCAAGTTCATGCTCTGGTTATCCTGTTAATTATCTGCTCGAGATTGCGGCTACGTTTGAACTGTTGTCGCTACTCCAATGCAGCTTCGCTCATCATCTTTTCTCTTTGTTTCAGCAGAGAAGCAACACATCTTGCGTTCCTTAATGGTTCGGGGGAGCTCTGGTGGTTGAATATTGAAAACTCTTCTCTGTGGGATTCTACAAGAAGTTTATGTGCAGCCATCAACTTCCCTCTGTTCCATCTCTTCTCAATCGAATCCAAATCGAACAACCAATTTTCCCTTGGATTCAACATAagccaagccttcggggttcacTGTGATGATGAGCAAAGGGGGAGAAATGGGTACGATGATGCTTTTTAGGTTGGAAATATTTTGTGATATCCAAGCCGAGGCTGCTATTGAGGTTGAAGACTTGGTAGATGTTGGTAGCATTTTCCGAGGTAAGGTAGGAGTGGCTAGATATTTTCCGGGGTAGGGTAGAAGACGATATTGGTACCGAAGATTAGTCCAAGTGAAGTCGCCAAATGTAAAGACCCAAATATTATTATAGGGTAAtggagactaatcccaatacacaatACCATCAGTAAGAATACCTTCAAAACGAGTGCATTGCAAGTGAATTCATCTATTGCTTTCTCAGTACGTTTCGGGTTTGACATCAACAAGTCATCTCCAGCAACCTGGAAAAATAATTCTGTAAAGTTGTCTTTGCTTTTACTTTGCATGATACAGTTCTATGAAAGGAAATAATGAAAGATGATGATGTCATCGACCAAACTTGGCCAGAATATGGCAAAAAGACAAGACATACCACAATCTGTATCTGTTAGCGGTAGGCCAACTACATATACTATATGACAATGTTCCGAATGAAATTTCAATTATAGATTATCATTGATAAACATTAGTAAGTGACTGGTCAAATAAAAATACTCATTTGCACCAAATATCAATACCACAGGGGTGATTATACTAAGGGCAGAGTTAGATCTAATAAATGGACTCCTCTGTAGATATTGTATAAGTTCTGTTGGTGATTCCCTAGATGAGATATCAAATGGTGCTTGCCTGCAAGGAACGGACATGTTATGTAGAAATCTTTTACTGTAACTTATGATCTCCAACAGAAAGATAACAGACCTGGCAGATCCCAAGGCTTGTAAATAACTTTGTATGTTCCCAGTCATCCTTGTCAAACGGATCCTCAATAGACACAATTGGGTAAACTggcaaaaacaaacaaataaaagaacaaTGAACAATTTTAGGATGACAGAACTCCATAAAATAACAGAGTAACCCAAACTTCAGCAGAACCAAGAAAACACTACCTTTGCAGAGTTCTGTATACAGCTCGGCCATATCTTCTGCTGTCTTGAAATTCTGCCCCGATTTATTGGGAGATTTGTAGTCTAAATCATACTTTGTACCTAAGAATTAACACATCTTTTTTCTTCAGTTAAAAAATAACATATAGTCAAATGCTTTTACGTTAGCTGTATCAATTGCAATTGGAAAAGAATTAATCTTCACCTATGCAAAAATCAGTAGCCGCAACATCCATGGCTATCTTAATTCGCTCACTATAACCTGCTCTGTCAATTTCCTGCTTGACGAGATCCAAGCCTTCAGTGAAACTGGCAGAACAAAAATCGCAACAACTAAATCATCACCATAAATTATCTTCCACGCGCAGCAAGTTTTAACACATCTTACCTTGAGATATTTGGAGAAAATCCACCATCTTCACCGACATTGCATCCATTTCTTCCGTACTTTTCGATGATAATAGCCTGCTCTGATTGAGATTGGATTAGAATTATCTAATAAGCAGGACGCATGAGTTGAAGAAAGAAAAAGCATAGGACACATTCAGCGGAAAAACAGATAGTTCGTGACAATGTGCTCCACTGAACTGAAAATAAGTGCCTTCATCAGGATGGTACTTCAGTACCTGTGTTATGCAATATGGCACTTAATAACCCCCAACATTTCGTGACAATGTGCTGCACTGAACCGAAAATAAGTACCCTCATCAGGATGGTACCTGCACTATGCAATATGGCACCTAATAACCCCCAACCTTTCATGTACTATGTTTCCTATCATGAAGAGGTTTCTAAGAGAGAGACCCAATTGAATTACTAATCACAAACGACTATTAAACTTCATTTATAAGGGAAAGTTGTAAGTCATCCACAGACACTGCATGGAGAATTCATGACAAGTAGGGGACAGGACAAGAAGGTTATTCCTGGGATTCAGATTCTTGAAACTAGGTGAAGATCCAACAAACAATTACTTGATTCAACTGATAACAATAACTGAAGGATTCAGTGAAGTATTCAGTGAAGTAGCACGAAAAGGTCATCCTGTAGCTTAAAAAAGAAGGGAAGATGTTTGAAAATTACTTACGAACAATAACTTAAATATTATGGAGCATTAACTTTATTTGGTATAAAATATAACAACATTACACTTTGGTGATATGGGAATCAGAGATGTGATACTTCTTGGTTCATCTGAAAGATGTGACCTTTACAACTTGAATAGATCTAACCacacacaaaacaaaaacaaaaaggctACAACTCATCTGAGCAAATCTTAGTATTACAGGAAATTTAACAATACACAGATAATATAAATAAACAGGCGGCTATATGCCCAGCTATTTCCGAGTTCACCATACAGACATCCCGACTAATGCAAGACCTAGAAAAGTTATTTGTATCATCAAATATACAGGCCAACATACATTAGCTATCAAAACTCTCAAGCAATGCAATACAAAatataaataacaaagacacacATATTTTAGAGAAATTACCTTCAGATAATGATATGTCTCGGAGCCCATTTGCACTGCCTCTTCAAATGAGTTTGCACCAACAGGGAGAATCATGATTTCCTGATTGTATTTCAATTGTCAATTCAAATCGAACGAAATTCAGGGAAAACTATAATCTGGGAGTAACTATGTCTGTGatgttataattgaaatagtAACCAGATAAAAACCATAAAATTCAGGGGTTATGTTCAGCCACTAAATAATTCATTTGCTAATACATGCCCTAGAGGTAAGAGGCAATTCCATTTTTATAACAATATAAGAGCTCATTGTTACATTCTTATTCAAGATCCAAAGATTCCAAACTTTATAACAATATAAGAGCTCACTGTTACATTCTTATTCGAGATCCAAATGGCCCTATTTTCATGTATATCTCTCATAAGCAAATGAAAGCTTGTCATGTTACTTGAGACTTAAAAGTGATACCATGACAATGCAAATTAAGAGGTACAAGCAAGAAGGATGTGAACATCAAATATTATAAGAGCCATCAACCAGTTTAACCCGATATTATGTCTACACAATCATCTATCAAAAGGGTGTTGAGAAGTAACCGAGCAACTAGGCATACTACATCTATCACCAACCTCGAAAAGGCTTTTCTCTCTCATGAGATGAGAGGTAATGTAATTAGATATACTGAAGATAAAAATTTGATTCGATTAAAGTTTAGTGAACTTTATATATCATTGTTTCAAATGTATATTCATGAACCGAGAACTTATGCGGAGTCGCACTGACACAATTTGATGCAATTGACTGGTGGGTGTAAGTCTGAAGGATGCACCTTAGTAGTTGTTGCATTATGCAAACCGGAATTTCTCATCTCATAGCTAGCCTAGATGCTCAAAATCGTCTCACTAGAATTTCTGATGGccccaattttcacatcaaattCAACGTATTTATGATATATTTTGAGAAGATATTAACAGATAAACAAAGGCTTTGTAACCTGAATCTATATAGAGCATACTTGGATGGAAAAATTATTTCCCGCGTGTTTTCCACCACTAATAACTGTGAAGGCAGGGACAGGAAGAACGAGGTTGGTTTTACCAGAGAGATCTGTTATGTGCTTGTAAAGTGGAACCTGCGATGGACCATATGAAAGCTCTTAGAATAAGCATTTTATTCTCAAAACTGAGTATAAATGAGATAATGTTATGGTAGCACTCATGCCTCCTTCTCGGCGGCACCAGCTTTACAAGCAGCAATTGAAACGGCTAGTATAGCATTTACGCCAAGTTGACCctgcatgaaaaataataaaagcaaGGTTCGGTGCTTAACCATTCACAGTGATACAAGGTTGTTGTCAACGTGGTGTAAGGTAAAACCTACGACATTATATCATTTACAATTACTTAGATCATTCTTAATTCATTCTATCAAATCAATGTTTTCAATCTTTTGAATCTCTAAGCCTTTCACCCGACAAGACTATGTTACTCCTTATTTCACAAAACTCTTCTTTAAAGCATGAAAAGGCTGCTGATGTAATCAAtttcctagttgcgactagatggAGTTTACATATATGGCACAAGTATTTCCTGAAGAGATCTTAATAAAATTGAAGACAATCCTCACCAAAACCATACATATGGCACAGGAATTTCCTGAAGAGATCTCAATATATTGGAGGCAATCCTCACCAAAATCATCCTTTCATTTGTATCCTAGGTTTATTTCTGTTTTAAATAGGCTTGTTTAGAAGGTGGCCTCTTGGATAGCTTCTATTAGGCCTGGGACCTgtatagttttttcttttttaatatattttattGACCAAGTAAAAAAACATTTGTATCCTAGAGCTTCTAAGTGTGTGCAAGAATCTATTCTCGTTGATATTATTAACAGCTCTGCTAACACCTTTTCCAAGATATTTCCCATTGTCACCATCACGTAACTCAAGAGCCTCATACGTGAGATTAGCATATGTAGATAAGAATCTTCACAAATATCTAAAAACAAATGTACTTTCTAATTACTAGAGAACATTGCCAAAACCTACATTCCAGAAGAAGTTCCGCTCGGAGCTACAACTCTAAACATCCCT comes from Papaver somniferum cultivar HN1 chromosome 7, ASM357369v1, whole genome shotgun sequence and encodes:
- the LOC113295199 gene encoding cytosolic enolase 3-like produces the protein MDLSDNMEQNKGTSFKDSILLLDFDLKELGSQMSVQEYLDKHLLSRKIEDVVNAAVRAKAPDPVLFISNHTRKAVCCVITKIKARQILDSKGVPTVEVDLYTNKGMFRVVAPSGTSSGIFLSTYANLTYEALELRDGDNGKYLGKGVSRAGQLGVNAILAVSIAACKAGAAEKEVPLYKHITDLSGKTNLVLPVPAFTVISGGKHAGNNFSIQEIMILPVGANSFEEAVQMGSETYHYLKIILIQSQSEQAIIIEKYGRNGCNVGEDGGFSPNISSFTEGLDLVKQEIDRAGYSERIKIAMDVAATDFCIGTKYDLDYKSPNKSGQNFKTAEDMAELYTELCKVYPIVSIEDPFDKDDWEHTKLFTSLGICQVAGDDLLMSNPKRTEKAIDEFTCNALVLKKDEELDESHVQQQSRHIVIQDPGK